The following nucleotide sequence is from Campylobacter anatolicus.
TATCGCATCAACAAAACCACCTAAAAATGCGGCACCAAAAAATACAAAATAGGCAAAAAGATCAAATTCCATAATAATGCTTTAAATAAATATTAAAGAGTAAATTTTACAATAAATTTTAAAAATTTTAGATAAAATATGTAATTTATGAGCCTTTTTCAAGGCCCATGAGTAGTTTGGTTATCAATTTATTACGCCACAAACCATTCTGGCACCGCCACCACCTAGTGGCTTTGGATGATCACTATGGTTATCGCCACCAACGTGTATCATTAGCGAATGTCCTTTTAACTCATCAACACTCTTAATCTTTGGAGCTAAAACAGGATAAACAGCGTTACCATCAGCGTCTACGTAAAGTGCCGGTAAATCACCTTTATGTCCGTTGTCATCCCAAGAAAATGAGTGCTTTTTGGTATCAGTTGGATCCCAGTGTCCGCCAGCTTTCATACCTACACCCTTCTCAGTTGAGCCACAATCAGGGTTAGTATGTACGTGAAATCCGTGAGCACCAGTTTCAAGACCTTTTAAATTTGGGAAAAATGCAACACCATAGTTTGTATCAACGGCTACAACTTCACCAACAGCTTTGTTGCCTTCCAGGCTTAGTTGCTCCATAGAAATAACCACGTGTTTACCAGCTTTTGGGTCAAAGTGCCCATCGTGTGCAAAAAGCATAGTTGCAACAAGTGCACTTAATAAAACTAGTTTTTTCATTTATACTCCTTAATAAAAAATTTTATTAATAGAAATTTATCATAAAATAGTAAAGATATGGTAAATTATAAATTTAGCATTTTACGCACACGATCAAGCTCACCGCTTTGACCTATGCGATAGAGTGCAAAATCGTATTTTATAGGGTCTTTTGGATCATATTCACGTAGCTTTTGTGTTAGTTCTAAAACTGCTTTGAAGTCGTAACTTTTACGATTTATCAAGCCTAAATTTAGTGAAACTCTATGTGTATGTACATCAAGCGGCATAAGCAACTCACTCTTTGGCAATGTTTTAAACAAATTTAGATCAATATCACTATCTCGTACCATCCATCTTAGATACATATTATAACGTTTATAGGGCGATATTGGAGCGTTTTTAAAATCTCTACCAAAGAAAAATTCATATCCGTCCGAGCGATAATCATTTAGCGAGTAAATAAATTTAATAAGGTCATTTATCCCATCTATCATCTTGCCATCTCGCTCAAAGCCGCTTTTTACAATATCACATATATCTGCACTATTTTTTAACCGTGAAAGAGTAATGAAAATCTGCCTTACATCTTCGCAAGTTTGAAAGCGGTATTTATGAGTTTTTAAAATTTTAACAATAAAATCTTCACTCTCATCAAGCAAAGTAAAATCAAGAGAGTTTAAAAATTTAACTATAAGCTTAGCGTTACCGTAAGCAAATAATGCACATATAAGCGAGATAAATGGGTCTTTAAATTTAGTAGCAACTTGCAGTGGATCTGGTGCATCAAATAGTGCTGTGCTGGTATTTTTCTCCAGCACGTAAGCATCTAAAATTTCTTTAAGCATTATCTTTTTAGCGAAAGCAGAGTATCAAGCATCTCATCAACGGTTGTGATGATCTTTGCAGACGCTCCATAACTTGCTTGAAAACGTATCAAATTTGTAAGCTCTTCATTTGTGTCAACGCCACTAATAGACTGAAATTCCGATTGAGCGGTTTTTTGAAGTGATGTATTTGTATCGTTTGTTATGTTGTTTGACTCTGTATCGCTTGCGATATTAGTCGTAAGATAGCGATAATACCCCTCGATCGTCTCGTCACGATTTAGTGCTATGCCATTTGAATAAAATGTAACCTTTTTATACTGAAGTTGCAACATCTCATTTGCTACTTTATTATTACCCACTATAGGTGTCGAGTAGGCACGTAGTTTTGTATGATCTTGAGTAAAGTCGTTATTTATATTTATGTTGCTAGCATTTGTACCATTGAAAAATCTATTAGTACCGATAACTCCTGGAAAATTTGTGCCTTTATCAACTAATGCTATGCTGTATTGCCCCTGCAGTTGCTTTGGGATTATGCTAAAATTACCGATATTTTTTTGTTTATCATAATAATACGATGCGGTAAAATAGTCATTAACGTCATTTGTCATATTGTTGTCATTATTATCATCAGTATTTGAATTAAAATCATCAACAATAGAGTTGCCGTATGTAGTGTCATTCATCGTAGTTGTGCCATTTACATTTATTGTTTTACGAGCGATCTCTTTGCCTTGATTATCATAGACAATGACATCAAAACTACCATCTTGGATAACATTGCTAAAATTTCTAAGCGTTTTATCATCTTCAAGATAACTAAAATCATTACTAGATGAAATTTCTACAGCTGATTTTGAGTAGATATTATTTGTATTTACTATCAAAGTTTGAGCGAAAGTATCAAGATTATCTATATATTTTTGTATCATTCCATCGCTAAATTTTTGTGTGCTAGGGTCATAGTTACGACCGCGAAGATCAAGTGTTGCACCGATCTTGCCATTTGTTATCTTATCCTCCATTGGTATGCGTTTGCCATCTTCACGCTCATAATAAATTTTAGTAAAGCCATTATTATCTTTAGTATCTAGCGAAAGTTTATGATAGTTTATCCCATCAACAACACTTACGCCACCTATATTTAAAGTATAGTATCTACCTTGATCGGTTATACCAGTATCGACTGTAGCGTCGCTTCTAAGATCACTTTTAAAAGATGAAATATTTACAAGTTTTGATAGTGCAAGTTCTAATTCATCGCGTTTATCTCTAAGATCATTGGCATTTATCTTTATGCCTGCATCCGCCCCAGCTTCGACGCGTTGAATCTCCTTGTTTATGTTTGCGATCTGTTTTATCTTGTCATTGATCTCTTCAACATTTATCCGTATCGTCTCATCTACGTTTTTTTGTAAAGATGATAGTGTTTTTGCTGATTCATTCAGTCTTGATGTCATAACGCTAGTTAAATTTATTAAATTTATCTTTTGTGATGCTTCGTCTGGATTAGAGGCAAAGTCGTTCCACGCACCAAAGTAATTTTGTATATCTTTTATTAATCCTTTGTCATCTAGGTCTGGAAAATTTTGTGCTATCTCCTGAAGTATGCGTTGTTTATATTCGGTATTTTCTAAATTTGATGAAGCATTTTTTAATCTTGAATAGACAAACTCATCATGTATGCGTTTTATGGTATCTACTTGTGTGCCAGTGCCGACGCCACCTGAAACTGTATTCATAGCCATAGACGCAGACTGGACAACACGCTGTCTTGTATAATATGAGCTATCTGCGTTTGAAATATTATTTCCAGTTGTGCTTATCTGTAGCTGTGCGGCATTTAGTCCAGAGACACCAGTATTTAAAGACATAAAGATATTTGCCATTATTAAACCCTTGATTTATATATATTATTCTTATCAATTGAGCCATATTCGCTAACACTTTCACCAAAGATCTTTTTACTAAGAGAATCAAAAAATCCTTTTACGGCTACAACGTGTTTTGCATACTCTTTATTTTTAGCGTATAATGTTTCGAGCTTTGAACGCATTAATACAAGTTTATCCTTTATCTCATCATCTAGCACATCAGTAAACGTAGTGGTGTTATTCTCTTTTGATACACGAACTAGCTCTGCATCAAGTGCCTTTTTAGTCGCTTCAAATTCTTTAACCAAAGCATTTTTCTTTTTTACGCTCTCGTCAACAGCTGAATGCTTAGCTTGTTTGATATTTTCTATATCTTGCGTAGTTATCTCTATAAGAGCGTCTATCTCGCATATGGCTTTGTCCAAATATCTCTTTAACATTAACTTCCTTTAAATTTATCAAGCAATTACTTCAGCTACTGCCTTTGCTGTCTTTGAGATGTCTATCTCGTAAGTACCATTTTGTATCGCTGATTTTATTGCACTAAATTTGTCGTTTACCTTAATCTCACTAGCCGAGATTTTAGGCTCTTTTTTGACGTTTGATTTACCAAATGTATTTGACTGAATACTTGATTGTGAGCTTATTGAGCTTATCATATTGTTTCCTTTAAATTTTATTCAGCTATTACATCGGCAAAATTTGATTTTTCTTAAGCCTCTCGCTTTAAAAAATCATATAAAAGTTGTGAAAATCCAAGTCCACCACTTAACGCTCTACTCATCGTATCATTATACATTGACTTATATATGTCAGATCCAGCCGCTTTTGGAAAGAGCTGATTTTGCTCGTCATCTTTTAAAGCTATATCTAAAACGGCTTTTATCATAAACGACTCAAATGCATCAGTTTGTTCACGTAAACGCTCATTATCTTGTTTTTGTTTTAAATTTTTTATCTCGTCTGCACTGATCGCGTTATATGCGTTTAACGCCATTGTGTTATCTATCTGCATTAAATTATCTCCAACGGCACATGTATGGCACCGACTCGTTTTAAGTTCTCAAGTATTGAGATGATATCAGTCGGTGTCGCACCAAGGCGATTTAAGGCTCTTGTTATGTTTGCAACAGTTGTTTTCTCACCTGAAACTTTGAGTAAATTTGCTCCTGGTGTGATCGCTATATCGCCTTGTAGATCAATATCTCCATCAGCTATATCATCGTATGTATTTGGCTCGATTTTGATAGTTATATTACCGTGTGTTAGCACGACCGGATCGATAACAGCATCTATACCACTG
It contains:
- a CDS encoding superoxide dismutase family protein, encoding MKKLVLLSALVATMLFAHDGHFDPKAGKHVVISMEQLSLEGNKAVGEVVAVDTNYGVAFFPNLKGLETGAHGFHVHTNPDCGSTEKGVGMKAGGHWDPTDTKKHSFSWDDNGHKGDLPALYVDADGNAVYPVLAPKIKSVDELKGHSLMIHVGGDNHSDHPKPLGGGGARMVCGVIN
- a CDS encoding TIGR02757 family protein; the encoded protein is MLKEILDAYVLEKNTSTALFDAPDPLQVATKFKDPFISLICALFAYGNAKLIVKFLNSLDFTLLDESEDFIVKILKTHKYRFQTCEDVRQIFITLSRLKNSADICDIVKSGFERDGKMIDGINDLIKFIYSLNDYRSDGYEFFFGRDFKNAPISPYKRYNMYLRWMVRDSDIDLNLFKTLPKSELLMPLDVHTHRVSLNLGLINRKSYDFKAVLELTQKLREYDPKDPIKYDFALYRIGQSGELDRVRKMLNL
- the flgK gene encoding flagellar hook-associated protein FlgK, encoding MANIFMSLNTGVSGLNAAQLQISTTGNNISNADSSYYTRQRVVQSASMAMNTVSGGVGTGTQVDTIKRIHDEFVYSRLKNASSNLENTEYKQRILQEIAQNFPDLDDKGLIKDIQNYFGAWNDFASNPDEASQKINLINLTSVMTSRLNESAKTLSSLQKNVDETIRINVEEINDKIKQIANINKEIQRVEAGADAGIKINANDLRDKRDELELALSKLVNISSFKSDLRSDATVDTGITDQGRYYTLNIGGVSVVDGINYHKLSLDTKDNNGFTKIYYEREDGKRIPMEDKITNGKIGATLDLRGRNYDPSTQKFSDGMIQKYIDNLDTFAQTLIVNTNNIYSKSAVEISSSNDFSYLEDDKTLRNFSNVIQDGSFDVIVYDNQGKEIARKTINVNGTTTMNDTTYGNSIVDDFNSNTDDNNDNNMTNDVNDYFTASYYYDKQKNIGNFSIIPKQLQGQYSIALVDKGTNFPGVIGTNRFFNGTNASNININNDFTQDHTKLRAYSTPIVGNNKVANEMLQLQYKKVTFYSNGIALNRDETIEGYYRYLTTNIASDTESNNITNDTNTSLQKTAQSEFQSISGVDTNEELTNLIRFQASYGASAKIITTVDEMLDTLLSLKR
- a CDS encoding flagellar export chaperone FlgN, producing the protein MLKRYLDKAICEIDALIEITTQDIENIKQAKHSAVDESVKKKNALVKEFEATKKALDAELVRVSKENNTTTFTDVLDDEIKDKLVLMRSKLETLYAKNKEYAKHVVAVKGFFDSLSKKIFGESVSEYGSIDKNNIYKSRV
- a CDS encoding flagellar biosynthesis anti-sigma factor FlgM, producing MISSISSQSSIQSNTFGKSNVKKEPKISASEIKVNDKFSAIKSAIQNGTYEIDISKTAKAVAEVIA
- a CDS encoding rod-binding protein, with product MQIDNTMALNAYNAISADEIKNLKQKQDNERLREQTDAFESFMIKAVLDIALKDDEQNQLFPKAAGSDIYKSMYNDTMSRALSGGLGFSQLLYDFLKREA